In Mercurialis annua linkage group LG5, ddMerAnnu1.2, whole genome shotgun sequence, a single genomic region encodes these proteins:
- the LOC126680322 gene encoding F-box/kelch-repeat protein At3g06240-like, with product MSEIPFDNMYGILKHLPVKSLLRFRCLSKAYRSLIDSRDFINLHLSQSKTTNTNRVLITAQTNLEQPVWDDENENKKSYAMNLDCPDHQLVEFNHPLSVISGSLNQNSYYDDHLRNPVIFGSCNGLIALYHPDQGVLLWNPSTKKQQKLPNFWGPDHKIHSSDNLLDGFGYDPVNDDYKLIRIRTANDEREKRSRAMVYSVKHDCSRRIQEFLYDANYNHKRDSGTLVGSCLHWIVSELDYYDNLIVALNLEDERFRAVPTPDLKHDNYWLIELGEIGGCLSMSMDDSRDLLVEIWIMKEYGVCESWSKIFSTYKPNLGLYDYLRSHVKPIGYSRTGDKILMGVNSGMLWEYMT from the coding sequence ATGTCAGAAATACCATTTGATAATATGTATGGCATACTAAAGCATTTACCCGTTAAGTCTCTTCTTCGCTTCAGGTGCTTATCAAAAGCGTATCGTTCTTTAATTGACAGCCGCGATTTCATAAACCTTCATCTCTCTCAATCTAAAACTACAAACACCAATCGTGTCCTCATCACCGCTCAAACAAATTTAGAGCAGCCTGTCTGGGATGACGAGAATGAAAACAAGAAAAGCTATGCAATGAATTTAGATTGTCCAGATCACCAGCTAGTGGAATTTAACCATCCTCTCTCTGTGATTTCTGGGAGTTTAAATCAGAATTCTTATTATGATGATCACTTGAGAAATCCTGTTATATTTGGTTCTTGCAATGGCTTGATCGCATTGTACCATCCTGATCAAGGCGTCTTACTGTGGAATCCTTCCACCAAAAAGCAACAAAAGCTGCCTAATTTTTGGGGACCGGATCATAAAATTCATAGCTCTGATAATCTTCTCGATGGATTCGGCTATGATCCCGTCAACGACGATTATAAGTTGATCAGGATCCGGACAGCCAACGACGAGAGGGAAAAAAGATCCAGAGCTATGGTTTATAGCGTAAAACATGATTGTTCTCGAAGGATCCAAGAGTTTCTTTATGATGCTAATTATAATCATAAAAGAGATTCGGGTACTCTTGTTGGTTCTTGTTTGCACTGGATTGTTTCAGAACTAGATTACTATGATAATCTGATCGTTGCTTTGAATCTGGAAGATGAAAGATTCCGTGCGGTGCCCACGCCTGATCTAAAGCATGATAATTATTGGCTTATAGAATTAGGGGAAATAGGAGGATGCCTTAGTATGAGCATGGATGACAGTCGTGACTTATTAGTTGAGATTTGGATAATGAAGGAATATGGAGTTTGTGAATCATGGAGTAAAATATTCTCCACATACAAACCAAATCTaggtttatatgattatttaaGATCACATGTAAAGCCAATAGGGTATTCAAGAACTGGCGATAAAATCTTAATGGGCGTTAATAGCGGTATGTTATGGGAGTATATGACATAG
- the LOC126681406 gene encoding F-box protein CPR1-like, with protein MGKCILGDVLKLLPVKSLLRFRCVSKEFCSLIDSPEFITLNLSQSILTNTDRNLTFFKRDFYTVMDLDSLEYQRDYDCYDNLKNCVIFGSCNGLIALCHPQQGMILWNPSTNKKQTLPHLPDLWGSRRKICCSESLLVGFGYDRVSDDYKVIRIWKLSRREGSRAMVFSVKRKSCRRIEGFPYNMSNPYDLGIFTTNRKCGVLVGSCLHWIVSEPDNSDTRLIVGFNLEDERPFTVPVPDIKTAYEPGWPVELGEVGGCLSVSMLADDGNLLVETWVMKEYGWTKIFSVYRATLKPIGYYKTGNKLLVLDIRSTDLLLYDEEETSPVVPEDRLMRYPMWYYDSFICTRSLVPVDFNAN; from the coding sequence ATGGGTAAATGTATTTTGGGCGACGTACTTAAACTTTTACCTGTTAAGTCTCTGCTTCGATTTAGGTGCGTATCGAAAGAGTTTTGCTCTTTAATTGACAGCCCAGAATTCATAACTCTCAATCTCTCTCAATCTATCCTCACAAACACTGACCGTAACCTCACTTTTTTCAAAAGAGATTTTTACACTGTTATGGATTTAGATTCTCTAGAATACCAGCGAGATTATGATTGCTATGATAACTTGAAAAACTGTGTTATATTTGGATCCTGCAATGGCTTAATCGCATTGTGCCATCCTCAACAAGGCATGATACTGTGGAATCCATCGACCAACAAGAAACAAACGCTACCCCATCTACCTGATCTTTGGGGATCGAGGCGTAAAATTTGTTGCTCCGAGAGTCTTCTTGTTGGATTCGGCTATGATCGTGTCAGCGACGATTACAAGGTGATCAGAATCTGGAAACTCAGCAGGAGAGAAGGATCCCGAGCCATGGTTTTTAGCGTAAAACGTAAATCTTGTAGAAGGATCGAGGGCTTCCCTTATAATATGAGTAACCCTTATGATTTGGGTATTTTTACGACTAATAGAAAGTGCGGCGTTCTTGTAGGATCTTGTTTGCACTGGATTGTCTCTGAACCAGATAATTCTGATACTCGGCTGATCGTTGGTTTCAATCTGGAAGACGAAAGACCCTTTACGGTGCCAGTTCCTGATATAAAGACAGCGTACGAACCCGGTTGGCCTGTGGAATTAGGGGAAGTAGGAGGATGTCTTAGTGTGAGCATGTTGGCTGACGATGGTAACTTGTTAGTAGAGACTTGGGTGATGAAGGAATATGGATGGACTAAAATATTCTCTGTATACAGGGCAACTCTTAAGCCAATAGGGTATTATAAAACTGGCAATAAACTTTTAGTATTGGACATCCGTAGCACTGATTTATTATTGTACGACGAGGAGGAAACATCTCCGGTAGTGCCAGAGGATCGTCTTATGAGATACCCCATGTGGTATTATGATTCATTTATATGCACAAGAAGCCTTGTTCCGGTCGATTTTAATGCTAATTAA